From a single Solanum dulcamara chromosome 4, daSolDulc1.2, whole genome shotgun sequence genomic region:
- the LOC129887281 gene encoding mitochondrial thiamine diphosphate carrier 2-like, whose translation MEETGQLKRAFIDATAGAISGGISRTVTSPLDVLKIRFQVQLEPTTQWALLTRPVYGNSKYKGMLQASKDILREEGLPGFWRGNVPALLMVMPYTAIQFAVLHKLKTFASGSSKSEDHVNLSPYLSYLSGALAGCAATVGSYPFDLLRTILASQGEPKVYPNMRAACVDIFRTRGIRGLYSGLTPTLVEIVPYAGLQFGTYDTFKRWMMAWNHLRSSNAIHGDEHVSSFQLFICGLAAGTCAKAVCHPLDVVKKRFQIEGLQRHPRYGARLQPRAYKNMYDGLKRILIEEGWAGLYKGIAPSVIKAAPAGAVTFVAYEYTSDWLESKLT comes from the exons ATGGAAGAGACGGGACAGCTTAAAAGAGCTTTTATAGATGCTACGGCTGGTGCAATTTCTGGTGGTATATCCAGGACTGTAACGTCACCTCTTGATGTTCTTAAAATCAGATTCCAG GTTCAACTGGAGCCCACTACCCAGTGGGCCTTGCTTACAAGACCTGTATATGGCAATTCAAAATATAAGGGGATGCTGCAAGCCAGTAAAGACATACTCAGAGAAGAAGGTTTACCG GGATTTTGGCGGGGTAACGTTCCTGCTTTACTGATGGTTATGCCATACACTGCAATACAATTTGCGGTGTTGCATAAATTGAAAACTTTTGCTAGTGGCTCTTCAAAGTCAG AGGATCACGTTAACTTGAGCCCTTATCTTTCTTACCTCAGTGGAGCATTGGCAGGCTGTGCAGCTACTGTTGGTTCTTATCCGTTTGATCTTTTGAGAACCATTTTAGCTTCTCAAGGAGAGCCAAAA GTTTATCCAAACATGAGGGCTGCATGTGTTGATATATTCAGAACTCGTGGCATTCGAGGACTGTATTCTGGATTGACACCTACTCTTGTTGAGATTGTTCCTTATGCTGGTTTGCAATTTGGGACTTATGATACATTCAAACGCTGGATGATG GCCTGGAATCATCTTAGATCTTCTAATGCTATCCATGGTGATGAACACGTGTCAAGCTTCCAGCTTTTCATCTGCGGTTTAGCTGCTGGGACATGTGCGAAAGCCGTCTGTCATCCTCTCGATGTTGTTAAGAAGAGGTTCCAG ATTGAAGGACTACAAAGACATCCAAGGTATGGAGCTCGACTGCAGCCTCGCGCCTACAAGAATATGTATGATGGCCTCAAGCGGATCTTAATCGAGGAGGGTTGGGCCGGACTTTACAAAGGGATTGCCCCCTCAGTTATTAAAGCTGCACCTGCAGGTGCTGTGACATTTGTTGCTTACGAGTATACATCAGACTGGTTAGAGTCCAAATTGACTTGA